GTAGATGCTTTATTAGCTGATGGCATAATAGAACATTCTACTTCCCCTTACAATTCACCAGTTTGGATAGTACCTAAGAAATCAGATTCTTCAGGAAATAAAAGATGGAGAATGGTTATAGATTTTCGCCACCTCAATGAAAAAACTATAGGAGATGCGTACCCTCTTccaaatattacagatattctTGACCAATtaggaaatgcaaaatattttacggtatTAGATTTAGCCTCCGGGTTTCATCAAATACCAATGAATCCGAAAGATGCGTGTAAAACAGCTTTTTCCACACCGTACGGGCATTATCAGTATAAACGAATGCCATTTGGATTAAAGAATGCCCCTTCTACTTTTCAACGATTAATGGATACCGTACTTATCGGATTACagggaaatgaattatttgtttacgtTGACGACATAGTTATTTATGCTCGATCATTGCAAGAgcacaatgtaaaaattgcaagGCTAATGAAAAGATTAAGGGAAGCCAACCTTAAATTACAACCTGATAAATGCGAGTTTCTTCGCAAAGAAGTTGGATATTTAGGACACATAATTAGTTCTGAAGGTGTTAAACCAGATCCTGAAAAGGTTAAAgctatcaagaattttccaattccacgtaatgccaaaaatattaaacaatttcttggCTTGGCAGGTTATTACAGACGATTTataccagaattttcaaaaattgctaAACCATTAACCGAGTTATTGAAGAAAGATCGACCTTTTGTTTGGGAATCTCCGCAAGCAGTAGCGTTTGCTACTCTCCAGAATTTTTTGTGCACGGAACCTATATTGCAATATCCAGATTTTACACagccttttattttaactacaGATGCATCCGGATATGCAATTGGAGGCGTTTTAAGTCAgggaaaaataggaaaagattTACCTGTCGCATATGTTTCGCGTATACTTAATAGAgcagaacaaaattattcaaccatAGAGAAAGAATGTTTGGCTATGGTATATTGCACGAATCATTTTAGGCCATATTTGTACGGAAGGAAGTTTACTATCGTTACGGATCACAAACCTTTAGTTTGGTTACATTCCATTAAAGATCCATCTTCAAGACTTTGGAAATGGAGAACTAAGTTGGCAGAGTTCGATtatgatattcaatataaaaaaggaagctTGAATAATAACGCCGATGCGTTATCACGAAATCCACCATTAGCTGTAACATTACCTTTAATTACAgatctacctgatacattggATGAATCATCCaatgaatctttattttcatttccaacAAGTCGACCTCCAGATACagttatttctaattacgatcatattaatgaacaatcacaGGAACCGATAGAGCAACCTATTGAAATTGTAGAGGAAGATAATCAGGAAAATTTAGAGGAAGGCACCCCGGTAAACACTAACGAGCCATTAAATTTCGAATCAGAGGAAGACATATTTTATAGCCAAGATTCTAGTAGCGAAGAGGAGGACCAAAACGAGTTAGTCCCGCGCAACTCTGTACCTATAGCGGTAGGAGAGGACGCTTCACGGGTAACAATAACGGAAACTCGCGATAATTTGTTAAAGCAAAGTgataatttggtaatatttatttatttaaacggaaATCCATTGGACAACGGCGCAAGGGAATTGCAAAGTGCCGGACTGTTCCCCAAATATCAGGATATTATGTACGAAAGAGTTAAGGTTTCCGCATTAAGGAACAAAACGTTAATTGCTTTACCCTTGAAATTAAACGATCGAACTTTGGTAGAAAccaacaatattaaaagttgtGCATCATCTTTAGCAGATGCAATACGGGAATTACACTTAACTTCGATCAGTATAAGGAAAACGAATAAGTTCGATGACATACCATGGGGATATGtccaaaaacaaattattaaatatttacatgatTTAACAATTAAGGTAACTATTTGTCATGGTCTTGTTCAGACCCCAacagaaattgaaagattacCTTTGATAGAAGAAACGCACTCTTCAGCAGTAGGAGGACATAAAGGCGTAACAAAAACGTACAATAGATTACGACCCCATTATTATTGGAATACAATGAAAAAGGATATACAGCAATTTATTCAGAAATGCAGGCATTGTCAGTTACGGAAATTAACGAGAATAAAAACAAAGCAACCAATGATAATCACGGATACTCCAGGTCGTGCTTTTGATAAAGTATCCATGGACATTGTAGGACCACTACctgcaacaaaaagaaagaacatatatattttaacaatacagGATCTATTGACTAAGTATTCAGTTGCCATACCTTTACATGAAGCTACTTCATTAACAATAGCTGatgcttttattaaacattttatttgtttgtatgGAACACctaagataattttaacgGATCAAGGTGCCAATTTTTTGTCttctttaatgagaaatattacaaagaaatttaatatcagacATTTGAAAACTACAGCTTACCATCCACAATCAAATGGATCTATAGAGCGATCACACCACGTGTTAATAGAATATCTTAAGTTACAAATCAGTAAAGACAACGAATGGGACGAATACATACCTATGGCtatgttttcttataatacGAGTGTACACGAGAGTACTCAGTACTCCCCATTTCAGTTAGTATTCGGGCGAATACCTCGTACCCCAAGCTCTTTTGTTCCCACAGAGGAAGAAACGGATATAACATATTgcgaatatttaacaaatttgtttcataagttaaacgaaatacaggaaatggccagacaaaatttgatacaatcaaaAGAACGAAGCAAGCGATATTATGACAGACAAGTGCGCCCATATGATTTTAAGGAGGGGGATAACgtctttttattgaaagaacCACGTAAAGGAAAATTCGCTGATCATTATACCGGACCTTATcaaatattggaaatattaccacccataatgcaaaaattttgtttcaaaatcaACCCCGAGTAGTCCATATGGACAAACTCAAAATATCCCATTTAAATCCT
This genomic stretch from Ooceraea biroi isolate clonal line C1 unplaced genomic scaffold, Obir_v5.4 UnassembledTig36, whole genome shotgun sequence harbors:
- the LOC113563507 gene encoding uncharacterized protein LOC113563507; the encoded protein is MDHLNSEERDNLLALINDYQDRFQLPTDHLEHTDATQHSIPTITEVPIHQKQYRFSPFHKDEINRQVDALLADGIIEHSTSPYNSPVWIVPKKSDSSGNKRWRMVIDFRHLNEKTIGDAYPLPNITDILDQLGNAKYFTVLDLASGFHQIPMNPKDACKTAFSTPYGHYQYKRMPFGLKNAPSTFQRLMDTVLIGLQGNELFVYVDDIVIYARSLQEHNVKIARLMKRLREANLKLQPDKCEFLRKEVGYLGHIISSEGVKPDPEKVKAIKNFPIPRNAKNIKQFLGLAGYYRRFIPEFSKIAKPLTELLKKDRPFVWESPQAVAFATLQNFLCTEPILQYPDFTQPFILTTDASGYAIGGVLSQGKIGKDLPVAYVSRILNRAEQNYSTIEKECLAMVYCTNHFRPYLYGRKFTIVTDHKPLVWLHSIKDPSSRLWKWRTKLAEFDYDIQYKKGSLNNNADALSRNPPLAVTLPLITDLPDTLDESSNESLFSFPTSRPPDTVISNYDHINEQSQEPIEQPIEIVEEDNQENLEEGTPVNTNEPLNFESEEDIFYSQDSSSEEEDQNELVPRNSVPIAVGEDASRVTITETRDNLLKQSDNLVIFIYLNGNPLDNGARELQSAGLFPKYQDIMYERVKVSALRNKTLIALPLKLNDRTLVETNNIKSCASSLADAIRELHLTSISIRKTNKFDDIPWGYVQKQIIKYLHDLTIKVTICHGLVQTPTEIERLPLIEETHSSAVGGHKGVTKTYNRLRPHYYWNTMKKDIQQFIQKCRHCQLRKLTRIKTKQPMIITDTPGRAFDKVSMDIVGPLPATKRKNIYILTIQDLLTKYSVAIPLHEATSLTIADAFIKHFICLYGTPKIILTDQGANFLSSLMRNITKKFNIRHLKTTAYHPQSNGSIERSHHVLIEYLKLQISKDNEWDEYIPMAMFSYNTSVHESTQYSPFQLVFGRIPRTPSSFVPTEEETDITYCEYLTNLFHKLNEIQEMARQNLIQSKERSKRYYDRQVRPYDFKEGDNVFLLKEPRKGKFADHYTGPYQILEILPPRSTN